From Suncus etruscus isolate mSunEtr1 chromosome 6, mSunEtr1.pri.cur, whole genome shotgun sequence, one genomic window encodes:
- the LOC126011842 gene encoding casein kinase I-like: MAATKDRRYGTIIGEKYKLLKMRGSGSFGEVYCAIDITNDNEVAVKLESKRTKYPQLLNESKLYQLLQGAIGFPRLLWYGEDKHHNALAMDLLGPSLEYFFNICSRKFSMKTIFMLADQMISRLEYLHSKNFIHRDIKPENFLMGPSCCLSDFCKDTQKRKRSKVNSPDQPYSKFSQLYLVDLGLAKKYREKSKQHIPYREVQHLVGTALYASINTHCDTEQSRRDDLEALGYVLIYFNRSSLPWQGLVAASMKQKWDHIKEKKIEIPIEDLCKDIPKEFAIYLNYCHELGFEETPDYEYLRQLFQILFKNLNYKYDYIYDWTSIPMCNVQENQPLAGN, from the coding sequence ATGGCAGCCACTAAAGACAGAAGATATGGAACTATTATTGGAGAGaaatataaactattaaaaatgcGTGGTTCTGGCTCCTTTGGAGAGGTTTATTGTGCCATTGACATCACTAACGACAATGAAGTGGCAGTGAAATTAGAATCTAAGAGAACCAAGTACCCCCAGTTGTTAAACGAAAGTAAACTCTACCAGCTTCTCCAGGGGGCCATTGGTTTTCCTCGTCTGTTGTGGTATGGCGAGGATAAACATCATAATGCATTGGCCATGGACCTTCTTGGACCCAGCTTAGAATATTTCTTCAATATCTGCTCAAGAAAGTTCTCTATGAAAACGATATTTATGTTAGCTGATCAGATGATAAGTAGACTTGAATATCTGCATAGTAAGAATTTCATACACAGAGACATTAAGCCAGAAAACTTCCTAATGGGTCCTAGCTGCTGCCTCTCTGATTTTTGTAAGGACActcagaagaggaaaaggagcaaGGTAAATTCTCCAGATCAGCCTTACTCAAAATTTAGCCAATTATATCTTGTGGATTTGGGTTTGGCAAAGAAGTacagagaaaaatcaaaacaacatataCCTTATAGAGAAGTTCAACATCTAGTTGGTACTGCCCTATATGCTAGCATTAATACTCACTGTGATACTGAACAAAGTCGCCGAGATGACTTGGAGGCATTAGGAtatgttttgatatattttaatagaagCAGTCTGCCATGGCAAGGATTAGTGGCTGCCTCAATGAAACAAAAGTGGGAtcatattaaagaaaagaagattgAAATTCCCATTGAAGATTTGTGTAAAGACATTCCTAAAGAATTTGCCATATACTTAAACTATTGTCATGAGTTGGGTTTTGAAGAAACCCCAGATTACGAGTATCTTAGACAACTATTCCAGATTCTTTTCAAAAACTTGAATTATAAATATGACTACATTTATGACTGGACTTCAATTCCAATGTGTAATGTGCAGGAAAACCAACCTCTCGCTGGGAATTAA